Proteins found in one Plasmodium malariae genome assembly, chromosome: 13 genomic segment:
- the RAP1 gene encoding rhoptry-associated protein 1, putative, with protein MLISTSCIVILVHVLFQNFSSSLNFNGEKRLERPIVSDNFNTNDNVDSWNNSHNDNFSNNRISNGSNISYLETKAGKDVSGNNSDSSDSHSARGSNSSSDGNNQKIGGSAGDGKSNNSHGEWNFMSTHNKDNYSDDSTKVHSNESGYSSMGKMGKGSEGYLTGFEDIESYSSFAKANDSAKNNFDRELYEFVSQHPMDKRIQDVNVLKNEFIKFKDEENKQLDEEEKEIEEKREEERKLLEQENENAKEEKENDTEAEGEKKNSFPDINVKNSLIGFFKNLNPFKKKELKPVKKEMPTIKYTPEALVDGENVMRALHITHKHETYNQTVLYNCPNNNFVFDTTDSIISELQGYGNRDFMATKILDHNNECLKSMGILDFELPDNKTKFGKVIGTFGNYHIKSVDIEADLVKYHPDLDYVTLADDYKLPKNETLYLENLNFCLLNPKKLENFLKKSDIQPLVGSDSTAYEENFTKYMTESITCHIESLIFDDLEMSQDYKVVLQNVKAKLYLLQDGLSSKSKKLVNKIFKNIQNNSDEVFQKLNLIYDNIHNIKKDYTSFAYRNLCDKYLSHFNIFTSMYTVTIFLAEYFRYFSSCFKNVIIYNTIISGIHAQMKNLMKLIPRNGILTDVHFKVLLEKKGTNITQKDYVQYDYDPTVKSFAFTQLEREPMAAVINDYFEFKKKELSKMVAEMKLDLFSIVNEDIKIPKDKGTNSKLVLKLIKLYKQEIKNLFIQMRKDYVDIIKTRYKAHYKKNYLLFKRLD; from the coding sequence ATGCTTATTTCCACGAGCTGCATAGTAATACTTGTTCATGTGCTGTTCCAAAACTTTTCTAGCAGTTTAAATTTCAATGGAGAAAAAAGATTAGAAAGGCCCATAGTGTCTGACAATTTTAATACTAATGATAATGTGGATTCATGGAATAATTCACATAATGATAATTTCTCAAATAACAGAATATCAAATGGAtcaaatatttcttatttagaAACTAAAGCTGGTAAAGATGTTTCTGGAAATAATTCTGATTCTAGTGATTCACATAGTGCAAGAGGTAGCAACTCAAGTAGTGATGGaaataatcaaaaaattGGAGGATCTGCTGGGGATGGCAAAAGTAATAATTCTCATGGTGAATGGAATTTTATGTCTACTCATAATAAAGATAATTATTCAGATGATAGTACAAAAGTTCATTCAAATGAATCAGGTTATAGTTCTATGGGCAAAATGGGTAAAGGTTCTGAAGGATATTTAACAGGATTTGAAGATATTGAAAGTTATTCCTCTTTTGCTAAGGCTAATGATTCTGCCAAAAATAATTTCGACAGAGAGCTTTACGAATTTGTTAGTCAACATCCCATGGACAAAAGGATTCAAGATGTAAATGtactaaaaaatgaatttataaaattcaaagatgaagaaaataaacaattagacgaagaagaaaaggaaattgaagaaaagagagaagaagaaagaaaattGTTAGAacaagaaaatgaaaatgcaaaagaggaaaaagaaaacgaTACTGAAGcagaaggggaaaaaaaaaatagttttccagatataaatgttaaaaatagtttaataggattttttaaaaatttgaatccttttaaaaaaaaggaattaaaaCCAGTTAAAAAAGAGATGCCtacaattaaatatacaCCCGAAGCTTTAGTTGATGGTGAAAATGTTATGAGAGCTCTTCATATCACACACAAACATGAGACATACAACCAAACCGTTTTATATAATTGCcctaataataattttgtatttgaTACTACAGATTCTATAATATCCGAATTACAAGGATATGGAAACAGAGATTTTATGGCAACTAAAATTTTAGATCATAACAATGAATGCTTAAAATCTATGGGCATACTTGATTTTGAGTTACCagataataaaacaaaatttggTAAGGTAATTGGTACCTTTGGAAATTATCATATTAAATCTGTTGATATAGAAGCAGATTTAGTGAAATATCATCCAGACCTGGATTATGTTACATTAGCAGATGATTATAAACTACCAAAAAATGAAACCTTATATTTAGAGAATTTAAACTTTTGCTTATTAAATcctaaaaaattagaaaattttcttaaaaaaagcGATATTCAGCCATTAGTAGGTTCTGATTCTACAGCatatgaagaaaattttaCCAAATATATGACGGAATCTATAACTTGTCATATAGAATCTTTAATATTTGACGATCTTGAAATGTCTCAAGACTACAAAGTAGTACTTCAAAATGTTAAagcaaaattatatttattacaagACGGTTTATCAtctaaaagtaaaaaattggttaacaaaatttttaaaaatattcaaaataattcGGATGaagtttttcaaaaattaaatctcatttatgataatattcataatataaaaaaagattatacTTCTTTTGCTTATAGAAATTTATgtgataaatatttatctCATTTCAATATATTCACCAGTATGTATACAGTTACTATCTTTTTAGCAGAATATTTTAGGTACTTTTCTTCATGTTTTAAGAAtgttatcatatataatacaataatttcAGGTATACATGCACAAATGAAAAActtaatgaaattaatacCGAGAAATGGTATTTTAACAGACGTTCACTTTAAAGTacttttagaaaaaaaaggaacaaataTTACTCAAAAGGATTATGTTCAATATGATTATGATCCCACTGTCAAATCTTTTGCTTTTACTCAGTTAGAAAGAGAACCTATGGCTGCTGTTATCAATgattattttgaatttaaaaaaaaagaattgtcAAAAATGGTAGCTGAAATGAAATTGGATTTATTTTCTATTGTAAACGAGGATATAAAAATACCCAAAGATAAAGGAACTAACTCAAAATTAGTACTCAagttaattaaattatacaaacaagaaatcaaaaatttattcatacaAATGCGTAAGGACTATGTTGATATTATAAAGACCCGTTATAAGGCACATTACAAAAAGAACTACTTGTTATTTAAGCGATTGGATTAG
- the PmUG01_13047900 gene encoding conserved Plasmodium protein, unknown function, translating to MNRIVKLKNNIWKNNFFRDILFSNINTRRIPFVDEKCEKNGEKVKIILTNPVNTNKDEKCKMKDYTCSLFFNDDYIIISNKNIFNKKLDFERKEKQILRFWNRSPGARYPKKANNGARPDCRSVRKIRKRFKTGK from the exons ATGAATAgaatagtaaaattaaagaataacatatggaagaataatttttttagggatatattattttcaaatataaacaCAAGAAGAATACCCTTCGTAGatgaaaaatgtgaaaagaatggggaaaaagtaaaaataattttaactaATCCGGTTAATACAAACAAAGatgaaaaatgcaaaatgaaAGATTATACTTGctccttattttttaatgatgaTTACATCAttattagtaataaaaatatatttaataaaaaattggattttgaaagaaaggaaaaacaaattttacgTTTCTGGAATAGAAGCCCTGGTGCAAGATATCCTAAAAAA gCAAATAATGGAGCACGCCCAGACTGTCGCTCTGTTAGAAAAATTAGGAAACGTTTCAAAACTGGGAAGTAA